In Candidatus Defluviibacterium haderslevense, the following are encoded in one genomic region:
- a CDS encoding sigma-70 family RNA polymerase sigma factor: MEQQQLIELCLRNDRKAQKELVQNYAPVLLTVARRYSYSAIEPEDILQDSFIQIFTHLNQFDAQRGKIFTWMRQIVINTALKHFRSEKNKINGTVMIEDLHENAHGSESDFSDTIDAEHWIEWINKLPQPYRQIFNLAAIDGYSHEEIAKLLNIEVVTSRSYLHRARKLLLSMIQQNKQLEHGKRI, translated from the coding sequence TTGGAACAACAACAATTGATCGAATTATGCTTGCGGAATGATCGCAAGGCGCAGAAAGAACTGGTGCAAAACTATGCACCAGTTCTTCTTACTGTAGCCCGCAGGTATAGTTATTCGGCCATTGAACCTGAAGATATTCTTCAAGATAGTTTCATTCAAATTTTTACACACTTAAATCAATTCGATGCGCAACGCGGTAAAATATTCACATGGATGAGACAGATCGTAATCAACACCGCATTAAAACATTTTAGGTCTGAAAAAAATAAAATCAATGGTACGGTAATGATTGAAGACCTCCACGAAAATGCACATGGTTCTGAGTCTGATTTTTCTGATACTATTGACGCAGAACATTGGATCGAATGGATTAATAAATTACCTCAACCATATCGTCAAATATTTAATTTAGCTGCAATAGATGGTTATTCGCACGAAGAAATCGCTAAGCTTTTGAATATCGAAGTGGTAACTTCAAGATCTTATTTACATCGTGCGAGAAAATTATTATTATCTATGATCCAACAAAATAAACAATTAGAACATGGAAAGCGAATTTGA